The following coding sequences are from one Manis pentadactyla isolate mManPen7 chromosome 13, mManPen7.hap1, whole genome shotgun sequence window:
- the ACAT1 gene encoding acetyl-CoA acetyltransferase, mitochondrial isoform X1 translates to MTAQAALRRGARPLLRRLLQEVRHVERSYVSKPTLNEVVIVSATRTPIGSFLGSLSSLPATKLGSIAIQGAIEKAGIAKEEVKEVYMGNVLQGGEGQAPTRQAVLGAGLPISTPCTTVNKVCASGMKAIMMASQSLMCGHQDVMVAGGMESMSNVPYVMNRGATPYGGVKLEDLIVKDGLTDVYNKIHMGNCAEITAKKLNIARDEQDAYAINSYTRSKAAWEAGKFGNEVIPVTVTVKGKPDIVVKEDEEYKRVDFSKVPKLKTVFQKENGTVTAANASTLNDGAAAVVLMTTDAARRLGVTPLARIAAFADAAVEPIDFPIAPAYAVPKVLKDAGLKKEDITMWEVNEAFSVVVLANIKMLDVDPQKVNINGGAVSLGHPIGMSGARIVIHLAHALKQGEYGLASICNGGGGASAVLIQKL, encoded by the exons GAAGTGGTCATAGTAAGTGCGACAAGAACACCCATTGGATCCTTTCTAGGCAGCCTTTCTTCTCTACCAGCCACTAAACTTGGTTCTATTGCAATTCAGGGAGCCATTGAGAAGGCAG ggattgCCAAAGAAGAAGTGAAAGAAGTGTACATGGGTAATGTTCTACAAGGAGGTGAAGGACAAGCCCCTACAAGGCAGGCAGTGCTGGGCGCAG GCTTACCTATTTCTACTCCATGCACCACTGTGAACAAAGTTTGTGCCTCAGGAATGAAAGCCATTATGATGGCCTCTCAGAGTCTTATGTGCGGACATCAG GATGTGATGGTGGCAGGTGGCATGGAGAGCATGTCCAATGTCCCCTATGTGATGAACAGAGGGGCAACACCATATGGCGGGGTGAAGCTTGAAGACTTGATCGTAAAAGATGGGCTGACTGATGTCTacaataaaattcatatg GGCAACTGTGCTGAGATTACTGCAAAGAAGCTGAATATTGCACGAGATGAACAGGATGCTTATGCTATTAACTCCTACACCAGAAGTAAAGCAGCATGGGAAGCTGGAAAATTTGGAAATGAAGTTATTCCTGTCACAGTGACAGTAAAAG GTAAACCGGATATAGTGGTGAAAGAAGATGAAGAATATAAACGTGTTGATTTTAGCAAAGTTCCAAAGCTgaagacagttttccaaaaagaaaatg GCACAGTAACAGCGGCCAATGCCAGCACGCTGAACGACGGGGCAGCTGCTGTGGTTCTCATGACCACAGATGCGGCCAGGAGGCTCGGTGTTACACCCCTGGCAAGAATAGCAG CATTTGCTGATGCTGCTGTAGAACCTATTGATTTTCCGATTGCGCCTGCATATGCGGTACCTAAG gTTCTTAAAGATGCAGGATTGAAAAAAGAAGATATTACAATGTGGGAAGTAAATGAAGCCTTTAGTGTGGTCGTACTAGCAAACATTAAAATGCTGGATGTTGATCCCCAAAAAGTCAATATCAATGGAGGAGCTGTTTCTCTGGGACATCCAATTGG GATGTCTGGAGCCAGGATTGTTATTCATTTGGCTCATGCTCTGAAGCAAGGAGAATATGGTCTTGCCAGTATTTGCAATGGAGGCGGAGGTGCGTCAGCCGTGCTGATCCAGAAGCTGTAG
- the ACAT1 gene encoding acetyl-CoA acetyltransferase, mitochondrial isoform X2 has translation MTAQAALRRGARPLLRRLLQEVVIVSATRTPIGSFLGSLSSLPATKLGSIAIQGAIEKAGIAKEEVKEVYMGNVLQGGEGQAPTRQAVLGAGLPISTPCTTVNKVCASGMKAIMMASQSLMCGHQDVMVAGGMESMSNVPYVMNRGATPYGGVKLEDLIVKDGLTDVYNKIHMGNCAEITAKKLNIARDEQDAYAINSYTRSKAAWEAGKFGNEVIPVTVTVKGKPDIVVKEDEEYKRVDFSKVPKLKTVFQKENGTVTAANASTLNDGAAAVVLMTTDAARRLGVTPLARIAAFADAAVEPIDFPIAPAYAVPKVLKDAGLKKEDITMWEVNEAFSVVVLANIKMLDVDPQKVNINGGAVSLGHPIGMSGARIVIHLAHALKQGEYGLASICNGGGGASAVLIQKL, from the exons GAAGTGGTCATAGTAAGTGCGACAAGAACACCCATTGGATCCTTTCTAGGCAGCCTTTCTTCTCTACCAGCCACTAAACTTGGTTCTATTGCAATTCAGGGAGCCATTGAGAAGGCAG ggattgCCAAAGAAGAAGTGAAAGAAGTGTACATGGGTAATGTTCTACAAGGAGGTGAAGGACAAGCCCCTACAAGGCAGGCAGTGCTGGGCGCAG GCTTACCTATTTCTACTCCATGCACCACTGTGAACAAAGTTTGTGCCTCAGGAATGAAAGCCATTATGATGGCCTCTCAGAGTCTTATGTGCGGACATCAG GATGTGATGGTGGCAGGTGGCATGGAGAGCATGTCCAATGTCCCCTATGTGATGAACAGAGGGGCAACACCATATGGCGGGGTGAAGCTTGAAGACTTGATCGTAAAAGATGGGCTGACTGATGTCTacaataaaattcatatg GGCAACTGTGCTGAGATTACTGCAAAGAAGCTGAATATTGCACGAGATGAACAGGATGCTTATGCTATTAACTCCTACACCAGAAGTAAAGCAGCATGGGAAGCTGGAAAATTTGGAAATGAAGTTATTCCTGTCACAGTGACAGTAAAAG GTAAACCGGATATAGTGGTGAAAGAAGATGAAGAATATAAACGTGTTGATTTTAGCAAAGTTCCAAAGCTgaagacagttttccaaaaagaaaatg GCACAGTAACAGCGGCCAATGCCAGCACGCTGAACGACGGGGCAGCTGCTGTGGTTCTCATGACCACAGATGCGGCCAGGAGGCTCGGTGTTACACCCCTGGCAAGAATAGCAG CATTTGCTGATGCTGCTGTAGAACCTATTGATTTTCCGATTGCGCCTGCATATGCGGTACCTAAG gTTCTTAAAGATGCAGGATTGAAAAAAGAAGATATTACAATGTGGGAAGTAAATGAAGCCTTTAGTGTGGTCGTACTAGCAAACATTAAAATGCTGGATGTTGATCCCCAAAAAGTCAATATCAATGGAGGAGCTGTTTCTCTGGGACATCCAATTGG GATGTCTGGAGCCAGGATTGTTATTCATTTGGCTCATGCTCTGAAGCAAGGAGAATATGGTCTTGCCAGTATTTGCAATGGAGGCGGAGGTGCGTCAGCCGTGCTGATCCAGAAGCTGTAG